The following proteins come from a genomic window of Thermodesulfobacteriota bacterium:
- a CDS encoding hydroxyacylglutathione hydrolase C-terminal domain-containing protein → MDIYSDDGFSIARVLIDDSDSNYNYIIWCHNTKECAVIDPIDPIILLNFIRDNGLMVKYVINTHCHPDHISGNDPILKVSLSLISKALVHPLGVERIGTRYETVDEGDVIKVGDIEIKVIHTPGHCPEHISLIVGNNIFVGDTVFQSGCGNTAHRGVVEDLYKSLSRIRELTDDYRMFVGHEYAEANLKFALDLDPENQAVKAKLSEIQDAVSKNSSIPPSTLGEEKTYNPFMRFDDPVIVDELKKRNPDLKTDPASVFVELRTLRNDWTS, encoded by the coding sequence ATGGATATCTATAGTGATGACGGATTCTCTATAGCAAGAGTGTTGATTGATGACAGCGACAGCAACTATAACTACATCATATGGTGCCATAACACTAAAGAATGTGCAGTAATTGATCCTATAGATCCTATAATTCTTTTAAACTTTATTAGAGACAATGGGCTTATGGTTAAATATGTTATCAACACACACTGCCATCCAGACCACATAAGCGGAAATGATCCTATTCTAAAGGTAAGCCTGTCATTAATTTCAAAAGCACTGGTTCATCCCTTAGGAGTTGAGCGTATTGGGACAAGATATGAAACTGTGGATGAAGGTGATGTTATCAAAGTCGGGGATATAGAAATAAAGGTAATTCATACTCCAGGCCATTGCCCAGAGCACATATCGCTCATTGTTGGCAATAATATCTTTGTAGGAGATACAGTATTTCAATCAGGGTGCGGAAATACGGCTCATAGAGGAGTCGTTGAGGACCTTTATAAGAGCCTTTCCAGAATAAGAGAGCTTACTGATGATTACAGAATGTTTGTAGGCCACGAGTATGCTGAGGCTAATCTAAAATTCGCTCTAGACCTAGATCCTGAGAATCAAGCTGTAAAAGCTAAACTATCAGAGATACAAGATGCAGTCTCTAAAAACAGTTCGATACCACCTTCAACTTTGGGAGAAGAAAAAACATATAACCCATTTATGCGCTTTGACGATCCTGTAATTGTAGATGAGCTAAAGAAAAGAAACCCTGATCTAAAAACTGACCCTGCGTCTGTTTTCGTTGAACTCAGAACCCTTAGAAACGATTGGACATCATAA
- the metH gene encoding methionine synthase: protein MTKKLSKSYDLLSKLLKERILFLDGAMGTMIQRHKLEEEDFKGERFADHHIDLKGNNDLLCITRPEIITDIHTQYLEAGADIIETNTFNANRLSQSDYDLDDIIPEINHAAAKVGRAAVDEFMAENPQRTCFVAGALGPANKTASISPDVNDPAYRGVTFDELVHAYYEQTKALVEGGVDILFAETTFDTLNLKAAIFGINNFLNEHHEKIPLMLSVTITDASGRTLSGQTIEAFWNSIRHAKSISVGINCALGAEEMRPYIEELSKVADFYISCYPNAGLPNPLSDTGYDETPDDTSGFLEEFAQSGFINVVGGCCGTTPDHIRALVYKVNDISPRAIPKIEPATRLSGLEALNIGEESPFIMVGERTNVTGSPRFARLIKEDDFDSALSVAKQQVENGANIIDINFDEALLDGEACMRRFLNLVASEPDISRVPIMIDSSKFSVIEEGLKCIQGKGIVNSISLKEGEKKFLEQAEIVMRYGAAAVVMAFDEKGQAATKEDKIRICERAYKLLTEKVGMDPQDIIFDPNVLTVATGIEEHNNYAVDFIEAVREIKKVCPGAKTSGGISNISFSFRGNNVVREAMHSAFLYHAIKAGLDMAIVNAGMLEVYENIDPELLTKVEDVLLNRNPDATEILIEYAEQVKGTEKTKEKDTEKWREASVEERLSHALVKGIVDYIDEDTEEARQKHDRPLDVIEGPLMDGMKIVGDLFGEGKMFLPQVVKSARVMKKAVAYLEPYMEEEKAKSGAAHAKGKFVIATVKGDVHDIGKNIVSVVLGCNNYEVIDLGVMVACDNILKTAKDMDANIIGLSGLITPSLDEMIYNASEMERQGFKTPLLIGGATTSKAHTAIKIAPEYSGVVSHVQDASLVVNVCNDLLNPNKYDKVANDLAEKHEELRRLHSSAQQKTNYLPIEQARTKGLNTDWNDVRIDIPSKLGTQVMEFGVEEIIPFIDWSPLFWVWELKGVYPNILEHKKYGKQAKSIFEDANKLLDQIVRESRFRPRAVFGIWPANSSGDDIEVYSDDKRKEVIAKLYTLRQQKDRGPEETYLALSDFVAPLESKKEDFIGGFVVTTGEEVETFSDSFKENNDDYSAIMVQALGDRIAEALAEMMHKRARDIWGYGEEEDLSPEDLIKEKYRGIRPAPGYPACPDHTEKQTLWQLLDVEKKIGVSLTENFAIYPPSSVAGLYFSHPDSKYFHVGQIDKDQVHEYAARKSIETSEAEKWLRPNLGYDSTRNKKAV from the coding sequence ATGACAAAAAAACTGTCAAAATCATATGATTTATTATCCAAGCTTCTAAAAGAGAGAATTCTCTTCTTAGATGGGGCTATGGGTACTATGATACAGCGCCATAAATTGGAAGAAGAGGATTTCAAAGGCGAGCGCTTTGCAGATCACCATATCGATCTTAAGGGCAATAACGACCTTCTATGCATAACACGGCCCGAAATTATTACAGATATTCACACACAGTATTTAGAAGCAGGCGCAGATATTATTGAGACAAACACGTTCAATGCCAATAGACTCTCACAATCAGACTATGATCTTGATGATATAATTCCTGAAATAAACCATGCTGCCGCAAAAGTGGGAAGGGCAGCAGTTGATGAGTTTATGGCAGAAAACCCTCAAAGAACCTGCTTTGTCGCAGGCGCTCTAGGCCCGGCAAACAAGACCGCCTCTATCTCACCGGATGTAAATGACCCAGCCTATAGAGGTGTTACTTTTGATGAGTTAGTGCATGCATATTACGAGCAGACAAAAGCACTAGTCGAAGGCGGTGTAGATATACTTTTTGCCGAGACTACTTTTGACACGCTCAATCTTAAAGCAGCAATTTTCGGTATCAATAATTTTTTGAACGAGCACCATGAAAAAATCCCGCTAATGCTTTCTGTAACAATTACTGATGCATCGGGAAGAACACTATCCGGCCAGACAATTGAAGCTTTTTGGAACTCTATAAGACATGCTAAATCTATAAGCGTAGGGATTAACTGCGCCCTTGGGGCAGAGGAAATGAGGCCTTATATTGAAGAGCTTTCTAAGGTAGCTGACTTCTACATAAGCTGTTATCCAAACGCTGGGCTTCCTAATCCTCTAAGTGATACCGGTTATGACGAAACACCTGATGACACTTCAGGGTTTTTAGAAGAATTTGCTCAGAGCGGATTTATCAATGTTGTCGGCGGATGCTGCGGAACCACACCTGATCATATAAGGGCACTTGTGTATAAAGTTAATGACATTTCCCCTAGAGCTATTCCAAAAATAGAGCCTGCTACAAGGCTAAGTGGTCTCGAGGCTCTTAACATTGGTGAGGAGTCTCCATTTATTATGGTAGGAGAGAGAACAAACGTTACCGGCTCGCCAAGATTTGCGAGACTTATTAAAGAAGACGATTTTGACTCGGCTCTTAGTGTTGCAAAGCAGCAGGTTGAAAACGGAGCAAATATTATTGACATAAACTTTGATGAAGCGCTATTAGACGGCGAGGCGTGCATGAGAAGGTTTTTAAACCTAGTAGCATCTGAGCCGGACATTTCCAGAGTGCCCATCATGATAGATAGCTCGAAGTTCTCCGTAATTGAAGAAGGGCTTAAGTGTATTCAAGGCAAGGGAATCGTGAACTCTATAAGCCTAAAAGAAGGAGAGAAAAAATTCCTCGAGCAGGCGGAAATTGTAATGCGATACGGCGCCGCTGCTGTGGTGATGGCATTTGATGAAAAAGGGCAGGCCGCAACCAAAGAAGATAAGATCAGAATTTGTGAAAGAGCATATAAACTTCTCACAGAAAAAGTCGGTATGGACCCTCAAGATATAATTTTTGATCCAAATGTACTTACTGTCGCCACCGGAATCGAGGAGCACAACAATTATGCAGTAGATTTTATAGAGGCAGTTAGAGAGATAAAAAAAGTATGCCCCGGGGCTAAAACCAGCGGCGGAATAAGTAATATTTCATTCTCTTTCAGGGGTAATAATGTAGTTAGAGAGGCAATGCACAGTGCATTCTTGTACCATGCTATAAAAGCGGGTCTCGATATGGCAATTGTTAACGCCGGTATGCTTGAAGTATATGAAAACATTGATCCTGAGCTGCTTACTAAAGTTGAAGATGTCCTTCTTAATAGAAATCCAGATGCAACTGAGATTCTTATCGAATATGCCGAGCAGGTAAAGGGGACTGAAAAAACAAAAGAGAAAGACACAGAGAAATGGCGTGAGGCAAGCGTTGAAGAAAGGCTCTCACATGCACTAGTTAAAGGTATAGTGGACTATATAGATGAAGACACAGAGGAAGCAAGGCAAAAACATGATAGGCCACTTGATGTAATTGAAGGCCCATTAATGGACGGTATGAAAATAGTTGGAGATCTATTTGGCGAAGGTAAGATGTTTTTGCCACAGGTTGTAAAGAGCGCCAGGGTAATGAAAAAAGCTGTAGCATACCTTGAGCCTTATATGGAAGAAGAAAAGGCAAAATCAGGTGCTGCGCATGCCAAAGGGAAATTTGTCATCGCTACGGTTAAAGGTGATGTTCACGATATAGGAAAGAACATAGTCTCTGTGGTTTTGGGCTGTAACAACTATGAAGTAATAGATCTTGGTGTGATGGTAGCCTGCGATAACATATTAAAAACGGCAAAGGATATGGATGCGAATATAATTGGCCTGAGCGGGCTTATTACGCCTTCACTGGACGAGATGATCTACAACGCTTCTGAGATGGAACGTCAGGGCTTTAAAACACCGCTTCTTATAGGCGGGGCAACCACAAGCAAGGCCCATACCGCTATTAAAATTGCGCCGGAGTACTCAGGAGTTGTAAGCCATGTACAGGACGCCTCACTTGTTGTAAATGTCTGCAATGACCTGCTCAACCCTAATAAGTATGACAAAGTTGCAAACGATCTAGCGGAAAAACATGAAGAGCTTCGTAGACTTCACTCCTCTGCCCAGCAAAAGACCAACTATCTCCCTATAGAACAGGCTCGCACTAAAGGACTCAACACAGACTGGAACGATGTAAGGATTGATATTCCTTCAAAACTTGGCACCCAGGTTATGGAATTTGGAGTCGAAGAGATAATTCCTTTTATTGACTGGTCACCCCTATTTTGGGTATGGGAACTAAAGGGAGTATATCCAAATATCCTGGAACATAAAAAATACGGCAAACAAGCCAAGTCCATATTTGAAGATGCGAATAAACTGCTTGATCAAATAGTAAGAGAAAGCAGATTCAGACCAAGAGCTGTTTTTGGTATATGGCCGGCAAACTCATCTGGTGACGATATAGAGGTTTACTCAGACGATAAAAGAAAAGAAGTAATTGCAAAGCTGTATACGCTTCGTCAACAAAAAGATAGGGGTCCGGAGGAAACTTATCTGGCATTGTCCGACTTTGTTGCTCCGCTAGAATCTAAAAAAGAGGATTTTATCGGAGGATTCGTAGTTACCACAGGTGAAGAAGTTGAAACTTTTTCAGATAGTTTTAAAGAAAACAACGATGACTATTCTGCAATAATGGTCCAAGCGCTCGGAGATAGAATCGCCGAGGCTTTAGCAGAGATGATGCATAAAAGGGCACGTGACATATGGGGTTATGG